A single region of the Idiomarinaceae bacterium HL-53 genome encodes:
- a CDS encoding RNA polymerase, sigma 32 subunit, RpoH, giving the protein MTAQLNSMALTVPHTGSLEAYISSVNSIPMLTADEEKSLAERLQENGDLEAAKKLIMSHLRFVVHVARGYSGYGLPQADLIQEGNVGLMKAVKRFDPTVGVRLVSFAVHWIKAEIHEYVLRNWRIVKVATTKAQRKLFFNLRKAKKRLGWFSGEEVDAVARDLGVTREEVMEMESRMSAHDQAFELSSDDDDAKEGSAFSPSQYLEDASSDLAESVEAENWEAHTTKRLMYALSSLDERSQHIVRARWLEEDKSTLHDLAAYYDVSAERIRQLEQNAMKKLRMAMQ; this is encoded by the coding sequence ATGACTGCACAATTAAATTCGATGGCACTTACGGTTCCTCATACGGGGAGTCTTGAGGCTTACATTAGTTCGGTAAATAGCATTCCAATGCTTACTGCCGATGAAGAGAAGTCGTTGGCTGAACGCCTGCAAGAGAACGGCGATCTTGAGGCTGCGAAAAAACTAATCATGTCGCACTTGCGCTTTGTGGTGCACGTCGCACGTGGTTATTCAGGTTACGGCCTGCCGCAAGCCGATCTAATTCAAGAAGGAAACGTTGGCCTGATGAAAGCGGTTAAACGCTTCGACCCAACCGTAGGTGTACGCCTCGTTTCTTTTGCAGTGCACTGGATTAAAGCTGAAATTCACGAGTATGTTCTGCGCAACTGGCGCATTGTGAAGGTTGCGACTACGAAAGCACAACGTAAATTATTCTTTAACTTGCGCAAAGCGAAAAAGCGCCTTGGCTGGTTTTCTGGCGAAGAAGTCGATGCAGTCGCGCGTGATTTAGGTGTGACTCGGGAAGAAGTGATGGAAATGGAGTCGCGGATGAGCGCGCATGACCAAGCTTTTGAGTTGAGTTCAGATGACGACGATGCCAAAGAGGGAAGCGCGTTCTCCCCGTCTCAGTATTTAGAAGACGCCTCATCAGACTTAGCGGAAAGTGTAGAAGCTGAGAACTGGGAAGCGCACACAACGAAACGCTTAATGTATGCATTGTCTAGCTTAGACGAGCGCAGTCAACATATTGTACGCGCGCGCTGGCTTGAAGAAGATAAGTCAACATTGCATGACTTGGCGGCATATTATGACGTATCGGCAGAGCGTATTCGTCAGTTGGAACAAAATGCGATGAAAAAGCTTCGCATGGCCATGCAGTAA
- a CDS encoding cell division protein FtsX, whose protein sequence is MKTSVFRRFVMFWVHHAQQGIGSLGELFRNPLASIMTIAVLGLSLTLPSTLYILVKNSQSVTSGLNEASEISLYLQKELSREQVENFAERVSLWEEVASTDIIFKDVALEEFRNASGFGSAIDYLQRNPLPDVVLVLPTQEHRAPERARTLLQRLQNEREVNSATLDITWLSRLQALIRLVQDILGAIALLLCSAVVLIVGNTIRLMILNRKDEIEVMKLVGATNAFIQRPFLYTGFWYGLLGGILAWLATLILTWWISRAMVQVTELYESPFRLVGLSLQEALILWASAIVLGLLGSYMAVRRHVSRIEPQ, encoded by the coding sequence GTGAAAACCTCAGTCTTTCGTCGGTTTGTTATGTTTTGGGTGCACCATGCCCAACAAGGGATTGGTAGCTTAGGAGAATTATTTAGAAATCCTTTAGCATCAATAATGACGATCGCCGTGTTAGGTTTGAGTTTAACCTTACCGAGTACTCTCTACATTTTGGTAAAGAACAGCCAGTCGGTGACGAGTGGTTTGAATGAGGCATCGGAAATATCGTTGTATCTGCAAAAGGAACTCAGTAGAGAGCAGGTCGAGAACTTTGCAGAGCGAGTCTCTTTATGGGAAGAGGTTGCGAGCACCGACATTATTTTTAAGGATGTAGCGTTGGAAGAATTTCGTAATGCTTCTGGTTTTGGCTCCGCGATTGACTATTTACAAAGAAACCCCTTGCCCGACGTCGTGCTTGTACTGCCGACTCAGGAGCATAGAGCACCTGAACGAGCCCGCACATTGTTGCAAAGGTTACAAAACGAACGTGAGGTAAATTCGGCGACACTGGATATTACTTGGCTGAGTCGTTTGCAAGCGCTAATTCGCTTAGTACAAGATATTTTGGGGGCCATTGCGCTGCTGTTGTGTTCTGCAGTGGTTCTTATTGTCGGTAACACCATTCGTTTGATGATTCTGAATCGTAAAGATGAAATTGAAGTGATGAAATTGGTGGGTGCAACAAACGCGTTTATTCAGCGTCCGTTTTTATATACTGGTTTCTGGTACGGGTTGCTCGGAGGTATTTTGGCTTGGCTGGCAACTTTAATACTCACTTGGTGGATTAGTCGAGCCATGGTGCAAGTAACTGAGCTTTACGAGAGCCCGTTCCGGCTGGTGGGCTTGAGTTTGCAAGAAGCTCTCATCCTTTGGGCAAGCGCCATCGTTCTAGGGCTATTAGGTAGCTACATGGCCGTGCGGCGACACGTCTCAAGAATTGAACCACAATAG
- a CDS encoding cell division ATP-binding protein FtsE: protein MIRFEQVSKTYPGGFHALKQVSFALEKDEMAFLTGHSGAGKSTLLRLIALMERATIGRVMINGHDLRNVGPKQVPYLRRDIGMIFQDHRLLFDKSVFDNVALPLYIEGFTQGEARKRVQAALEKVGLAGKERHYPRMLSGGEQQRVGIARAIVNKPPLLLADEPTGNLDPKLSMEIMRLFESFNDVGVAVLIATHDLGLIARMRYRTLTLKQGEMINDGLEHTSQGEVQS, encoded by the coding sequence ATGATTCGCTTTGAGCAGGTCAGTAAAACTTATCCGGGTGGGTTTCACGCCCTGAAGCAAGTAAGTTTTGCACTAGAGAAGGACGAGATGGCGTTTCTCACAGGACACAGCGGTGCAGGAAAGAGTACCCTACTGCGGCTCATCGCGCTCATGGAACGGGCGACCATTGGTCGAGTTATGATCAATGGTCATGATCTGAGAAATGTTGGGCCAAAACAAGTGCCTTATCTGCGTCGTGACATCGGCATGATATTTCAAGATCATCGCCTGCTCTTCGATAAGTCGGTTTTCGATAATGTTGCGTTGCCGCTTTATATTGAAGGGTTTACGCAAGGTGAAGCGCGCAAGCGTGTGCAAGCGGCCCTGGAAAAAGTAGGGCTTGCCGGCAAAGAGCGGCATTATCCACGCATGCTTTCTGGTGGTGAACAGCAGCGGGTGGGCATTGCGCGCGCTATCGTGAATAAGCCTCCGCTTCTGCTTGCCGACGAACCCACAGGCAACCTCGATCCTAAACTCTCAATGGAGATTATGCGCCTATTTGAGAGCTTTAATGATGTCGGTGTGGCAGTGCTCATTGCAACACACGATCTTGGGTTAATTGCTCGTATGCGTTACCGCACCCTCACTTTGAAACAGGGTGAAATGATTAACGACGGTCTCGAGCACACTTCGCAAGGTGAGGTGCAATCGTGA
- a CDS encoding fused signal recognition particle receptor gives MSDKGSIFSSWFKRKSPTDNESAEQAESPAAEAPKEQYVSNDTPSAVEDCATVTAESFAAEKEAPARHAETHTKSSKGWLQRLRDGLKKTSSNLGSGISSLFVGKKIDDELFEELETQLLVADVGMNTTTKIIESLTEHASRKELKDAESLLGKLKEELTNILNPVSEPLQIPENHEGPFVILMVGVNGVGKTTTIGKLAKQFKGEGKSVMLAAGDTFRAAAVEQLQVWGERNDIPVIAQHTGADSASVIYDAVEAAKARGVDVLIADTAGRLQNKSNLMEELKKIVRVMKKLDPNMPHEVMLTLDAGTGQNAISQTKIFNEAVQVSGLVMTKLDGTAKGGVMFALADQFGIPIRYIGVGEQLDDLRPFTADEFVAALFTEVKASEVHAADTSKSVEP, from the coding sequence ATGAGCGACAAAGGTTCTATTTTTTCTTCTTGGTTTAAGCGTAAATCGCCCACTGACAATGAGTCTGCAGAACAGGCGGAAAGTCCGGCAGCAGAGGCGCCTAAAGAGCAATATGTGTCAAATGACACGCCTTCTGCGGTGGAAGATTGCGCCACAGTGACCGCAGAGTCATTTGCTGCCGAGAAAGAAGCACCGGCAAGGCATGCAGAAACTCACACGAAGTCCTCTAAAGGCTGGCTGCAACGGCTGCGCGACGGCTTGAAGAAAACCTCTAGCAATTTAGGCAGCGGTATCAGCAGTTTATTTGTTGGAAAGAAAATCGATGATGAATTATTCGAAGAACTCGAAACTCAGTTGCTTGTTGCCGATGTGGGTATGAATACAACGACGAAAATTATCGAAAGCCTTACTGAGCATGCGTCGAGAAAGGAATTAAAAGATGCCGAGAGCTTGTTAGGAAAACTGAAAGAAGAGCTCACTAATATTCTTAATCCGGTGAGCGAGCCGTTGCAGATTCCGGAAAATCACGAAGGCCCCTTTGTTATTCTCATGGTTGGTGTGAATGGCGTCGGCAAAACTACCACCATCGGAAAATTGGCGAAGCAATTTAAAGGTGAGGGTAAGTCGGTCATGCTCGCTGCCGGCGATACTTTCCGGGCGGCCGCAGTAGAACAATTGCAGGTTTGGGGTGAACGTAACGATATTCCTGTGATTGCTCAGCACACCGGTGCGGACAGTGCGTCGGTAATTTATGATGCCGTTGAGGCGGCGAAAGCGCGAGGTGTCGACGTGTTAATCGCGGACACCGCAGGGCGTTTACAGAACAAAAGCAATCTTATGGAAGAGTTAAAGAAAATAGTTCGAGTGATGAAAAAGCTCGATCCCAACATGCCGCATGAAGTCATGCTTACATTAGATGCGGGCACGGGCCAGAACGCAATTAGCCAAACTAAGATATTCAATGAAGCGGTGCAGGTTTCCGGCTTAGTGATGACGAAGCTTGATGGTACAGCCAAGGGCGGGGTGATGTTTGCACTTGCCGATCAATTCGGTATTCCTATCCGTTATATTGGAGTTGGCGAGCAGCTAGATGACTTGAGGCCATTCACGGCAGATGAGTTTGTGGCTGCATTATTTACTGAAGTGAAGGCATCTGAAGTTCACGCTGCCGACACGTCAAAATCGGTGGAACCTTAA
- a CDS encoding 16S rRNA (guanine966-N2)-methyltransferase, translating into MQKRMSKNSSKPLGTIRVIGGRWRGRKLPVLDAEGLRPTTDRLKETVFNWIQFEITGAQVLDAFAGTGSLGIEALSRGAASAIFVENNRAAVNQLKTNLNTLKALQCEVQEMDTLRYLQTQSTRQFDLVFIDPPFHQQLAQPTINALEANQWLTREALIYVETEINAPVAAPSNWQLTKEKTTSQVRAQLFLRTESEL; encoded by the coding sequence ATGCAAAAGCGAATGAGCAAAAATTCTTCCAAGCCACTCGGCACCATTCGAGTTATTGGTGGTCGCTGGCGAGGTCGAAAATTACCTGTGTTAGATGCCGAAGGTTTGCGGCCGACCACGGATCGGCTCAAGGAAACCGTATTTAATTGGATTCAATTCGAGATTACTGGCGCACAGGTTCTAGATGCTTTTGCAGGAACCGGAAGCTTGGGCATTGAAGCGCTCTCTCGCGGTGCGGCAAGTGCAATATTCGTAGAGAACAATAGAGCGGCGGTAAATCAACTGAAAACCAATCTAAACACTCTGAAAGCATTGCAGTGCGAAGTTCAAGAAATGGATACATTGAGATATTTGCAGACTCAATCGACGCGCCAATTCGACTTGGTTTTTATCGATCCGCCATTTCATCAGCAACTTGCGCAACCTACAATCAACGCGCTCGAAGCGAACCAGTGGTTAACCCGTGAGGCTTTGATTTATGTTGAAACAGAAATTAACGCGCCGGTAGCCGCACCTTCGAATTGGCAATTAACAAAAGAAAAGACGACTTCACAGGTACGTGCGCAGCTATTTCTGCGCACCGAGAGCGAGCTTTAG